One window of Hydractinia symbiolongicarpus strain clone_291-10 chromosome 3, HSymV2.1, whole genome shotgun sequence genomic DNA carries:
- the LOC130635611 gene encoding uncharacterized protein LOC130635611 — translation MSSNTLEKWSVKMCTVREQEDENEGKIAELSVENETSNGRESLTCYGCFVKEASFRCSCCKKQIYCSRACQKNHWKQHKTKCISQNQEKKPGQIQCGREDELSAENLRKALKYFMTLPSEPKYLKEFPIPNFLSEYRQTYPNDVHCFMLEAIYDRHKTFGEIELSLNNMEWSIDLLVKKFHALSTDLFQFLAGKPPPGEIFKNRHYTNYPKNMYQLYRNTPVKEKKFEFGKTYVFIGYVDLLQLVMGVFTGDAGKKVAFFGFDMSEICVARSLIVYEMMKMQSSLDSILEVWFSTGWSKDTLKTFKNACTRVITSSKQTPNVRDLISHWRHATITLKEAVSRWQAVLLQNDPMGAVSSLLKKQDRIDFCRYELTGQIFGQLELQCHGNVSMFSMTSPFKHYNLQYGPFLQSFNFSKNFHYDGNLFRSLEIYYKSKLQALVKLVAEGKVECTLRVMTVQLENKDAIEHIQSLGPDHINWNNVADFMRKESFFNLAYACSTKKTTHSMHFLNWSTIVCGTHILEYDGNRLEFHMEQKKVLHGFFMKRHRDGYIPFLRKDALVVYPLDLSNSVLALKYRHKFLEYYFDVDEFDINITDICGPDICNCFQRWSQIFTLSFDIKKK, via the coding sequence ATCCAATGGGAGAGAATCATTGACTTGTTATGGCTGCTTCGTGAAAGAGGCAAGTTTTCGTTGTAGCTGTTGTAAGAAACAAATATACTGCAGTAGGGCGTGTCAGAAAAACCATTGGAAGCAACATAAAACAAAATGCATTtctcaaaatcaagaaaaaaaacccGGGCAAATTCAATGCGGTAGGGAGGACGAATTATCAGCAGAGAATTTGAGAAAAGCTCTTAAATATTTCATGACATTACCATCAGagccaaaatatttaaaagaatttccAATTCCTAATTTTCTTTCAGAGTACCGCCAGACCTATCCTAATGATGTACATTGTTTTATGCTAGAGGCGATTTATGATCGTCATAAAACATTTGGTGAAATAGAACTATCATTGAACAATATGGAATGGAGTATAGATttacttgttaaaaaatttcatgCACTTTCAACTGACTTATTTCAGTTTTTGGCTGGAAAACCACCCCCGGGAGAAATATTCAAGAACCGTCATTACACCAATTATCCTAAGAACATGTATCAGTTGTATCGAAATACtcctgtaaaggaaaaaaaatttgagttCGGCAAAACTTATGTTTTTATTGGATATGTAGACCTACTTCAACTTGTAATGGGAGTATTTACAGGTGATGCAGGTAAAAAAGTTGCTTTCTTTGGATTTGACATGTCAGAGATATGTGTGGCTCGTTCATTGATTGTTTACGAAATGATGAAAATGCAGTCCAGCCTTGATTCAATACTAGAAGTTTGGTTCTCAACAGGATGGAGTAAGGATACATTAAAAACTTTCAAGAATGCATGCACTAGAGTAATTACCAGCTCAAAACAAACGCCAAATGTGAGAGATTTAATAAGTCATTGGAGGCATGCCACAAttacgctaaaagaagcagttAGCAGATGGCAAGCTGTTCTTTTGCAAAACGATCCAATGGGAGCTGTTAGTTCTTTGTTAAAGAAACAAGATCGTATTGATTTTTGTCGATACGAACTGACTGGACAAATATTTGGTCAACTAGAGTTACAATGTCATGGTAATGTCTCCATGTTTTCTATGACGTCTCCATTTAAGCATTACAATTTGCAATATGGTCCCTTCTTGCAATCTTTTAATTTCAGCAAGAACTTTCATTACGATGGTAACCTTTTTAGAAGTTTGGAAATATACTACAAATCCAAACTTCAAGCATTGGTGAAGTTAGTAGCGGAAGGTAAAGTAGAATGCACGCTTCGTGTAATGACAGTCCAGTTGGAAAACAAAGATGCCATAGAACATATTCAATCATTAGGACCTGATCACATTAACTGGAACAACGTGGCTGATTTCATGAGAAAAGAGTCCTTCTTTAACCTTGCTTACGCTTGCTCGACTAAAAAAACTACCCATTCTATGCATTTTTTGAATTGGTCTACAATTGTCTGTGGAACACATATACTTGAATATGATGGGAACCGGTTAGAATTCCACATGGAGCAAAAGAAAGTTTTACATGGTTTTTTCATGAAGCGTCATAGGGATGGCTACATTCCCTTTTTAAGGAAAGATGCTTTGGTCGTCTATCCCTTGGATTTAAGCAATAGCGTACTTGCGTTGAAGTATCGTCACAAGTTTTTGGAGTATTATTTTGACGTCGATGAATTCGATATAAACATAACTGACATTTGTGGACCAGATATATGTAATTGTTTTCAAAGATGGAGTCAAATATTTACCCTATCTTTTGACATTAAGAAGAAATAA